From Salvia splendens isolate huo1 chromosome 3, SspV2, whole genome shotgun sequence, a single genomic window includes:
- the LOC121796593 gene encoding ethylene-responsive transcription factor ERF084-like, with protein MQENVPFFPKQENPLHHLYFRQNPPALEGIAVVVGERVLFGAAADPPRSYRGVRKRPWGRWSAEIRDGLGRCRHWLGTFDTAEEAARAYDAAARRLRGSKARTNFHVPSVLPEQCSSSSFPQRRKRKRVKTASVVTSAAHLFGRNPAEEGGVSLV; from the coding sequence ATGCAAGAAAACGTCCCTTTCTTCCCGAAACAAGAAAACCCTCTTCACCACTTGTACTTCCGTCAAAACCCCCCCGCCCTCGAAGGAATCGCCGTCGTCGTCGGCGAGCGCGTCCTCTTCGGCGCCGCCGCCGATCCGCCGAGGAGCTACAGGGGCGTGCGGAAGCGGCCGTGGGGGCGGTGGTCGGCGGAGATTCGCGACGGCTTAGGGCGGTGCCGccactggctcggcaccttcGACACGGCGGAGGAGGCGGCGCGCGCCTACGACGCCGCCGCGAGGAGGCTGCGTGGGTCCAAGGCGAGGACCAATTTCCACGTTCCTTCCGTCCTCCCGGAGCAGTGTTCGAGCTCTTCGTTTCCgcagaggaggaagaggaagagggtaAAGACTGCCTCGGTTGTGACGTCGGCGGCGCACCTGTTTGGGCGGAATCCGGCGGAGGAAGGCGGCGTTAGCTTGGTTTGA